The following coding sequences lie in one Nakaseomyces glabratus chromosome I, complete sequence genomic window:
- the IRA2 gene encoding Ras GTPase activating protein IRA2 (CAGL0I07909g~Ortholog(s) have GTPase activator activity) has protein sequence MSSDSQPRPYMVGSMVNYLFFSRLLPLLPIESTATSHVEVEAEPFFISIRGVLMKIAIFKDLNIVIENALNLLESILDDEDIISGKIKPDAIQSSLVVVRLLSDIVEFYWQYNEQKSNDKDDMNTNIDIFEIKSFATPDFDPMARKKSNFDWQKKQQNMSSFFVGYSTSKTCYHQKPPKKLDGDVISRLIYTCARLTFNTQTLEVLKNIEKHSPEDVHQPNTLDHYDAYLKTNNYPEYCSNMDNTINHILKFIAAANPKEYVKFVETNVQNLLQENALEAEKYIIEYLDLFSYAFITKDFLPTYLKKVSSVLHSLKNPAYRCLLLFFASESLLYWIMLRPRDFMGIYSVVEGHHPGSTHLEVNKTTSVIANELFEEIYTMFNVSSILSSTQSINILNPIRYMERSVSPIPTESNEYRTKSHRNSFLERENRGLKSSSPDPLEVHTPAPQFGDVFQDVPTPMSRTSPEITLNASDLIKNYPATARNMTSSTASNSSSNSKNFNPFVDFDTIKIQPENTKPEIPHLDNVLDLYTIHDQSIALPHTSVLRFLTTLVMIDLDAFTELNSTPSKYLTDIDKLTKGTATSRTSYSKFDSSKQKEKNGSMKQLSNSWKKLTNLQLSKKKTVKFLKALIKNLNGLQYVCDNALLDTIGSLLCLMNMNSALSLVEPNLPSVLFSRRFLVVLGKNLDVGENWDGKLNTSMIECLQKYPKVHGRFLLSYFSSAIRFDYMSFLNHLNLEDALNSFDLRKLNFYTEGFRIFFHLPNTESLLKAVTEQTSDFIKILFSNIADILLAANAYFGDKVSDIVNSILDGTILDEYGTRKHFTGSTSSDVSSVRSFSPLQRGFTPGISPSFSEIENSGHLYASAESASPRISDSDSSQTSLENSSQTESQLSHLVAPRPHHIPPTSSNLRTSVLSSAAVREKSYASSGRNASNEPTANIAAALMTVTTSTPSITSNAMKSAYQKSKRRYSDEAARRFFRLNMSNVSENALMDSNSEPNPEAKYIMISIFSIFKTLTKYFIVPHDQNSKSSWVSKDFRNIIKPIFVAFISEDDNLQSKAKYFMDVLIEFVTKFSDSTEPLTMQGYHLICSYTIILFAVGLFDMKLDTKKRESLLDIVVQFMRVRSHLGITAEKTNQINIIKDIECATFPMILGIVGRGLFVSLYCSKPSVQKILKAAFSEFLELLQFHDKYAEQHEKNWIDNVKFIQAVSGDTHSTSGSVAFQRRVRRSILNHIKYPDSILLDSFKMIYRKWYSLSLYTDYSHEDLNDFRSFAGIIATLSGVLFVGNNSDRENYSYLESMKAELIKDLDYFIAMQCKWLNDTDLLTRENSKDILSLELHPLSFRFLFKNLRSRLQEIYDLDLSECEQELNFVLLEQIIIILRTILNREDEEKSMLLFSSEIVDFIDELCCQVEKIPHTSPKYFKGIIQMSKMFRAMKSAEGTLALMNHYQLKNKWLKIVTDWFKLTISKNYDFENLSKPHREMDLKTRDLDILHIDTAIESSSAIAYLTENLPLETPASTSSEELKKSQALVFGHNFNILFKGLEKTKDPERFPASLKHKMNVFTENLILSLTNLSNRNVEASLQFTLPMGFSKNKNIRLAFLKVFINIVKNSESSQTQSQKVRLEAMDKLLKFAISHPKLSLVAAAICPANDLDAYAADLVDGFNTRNAAHLAVSQLIDAEIEQSTRSTDILRRNSVATRALSMLARLKGNKYLIKTLQPTLLDLIRNQEVFEVEKSKPPGENYERDVALFKKYMNKILDSITDSLSYMPPELFYICQGIYQNVKEKFPDYALVAVGSCMFLRFICPALVSPESENLVNTISIKEKKSFISLAKVIQNIANGSENYVKWESLKDECQFFDECKKKIFDFLAEVCRTDRELKIKIRTDPTPLQFDFGFLHNFLYQNGLAIRKFLLSKDNNTENFEFLKNTILLVDSLLGELGPPRLQYSSGLPDFVRENATTYPQLYEFMSRYAFKNAHTLQSATNFVQESMSAQGIPTLTVLFGNFSSSDLEAEILAYKFLKIYSRIWSAKHYLILDCTNFHKPRADSKKFTTMLCTLVPDIFVRNCIGFYYFNVNEEFIDMFSIYFREENPYLIPEIPHYFINSSTDDKLVKTLGIGNEGLDIIEDVRISLHDISLYNEEKKRFTPVLLKMGNRYFQVLHETPRHYKIDEINSLVSIKFNDVYDISQISAVHVSSSTGIMKEFTVIFIDGKKLVFSSTKYLEIVKMFSHAQSRLENEYNIASATNNNIRHGGEILSLEKEAESLSENKKIVCHILLVSLVGLFDDDNLVKNFSYNLLAAAEQSFHLDLGTHFHMSPEIYVPDDTTTFLCVISESLSQNSPELTRYLWDYILDGLETCLLPHNMIPQTICALSYWTHNLYEFVFLGHPEEGPEAISRIFRSLIRLTIAEPDFITIYVQQIWCLLIIDGRLSDILVEEVINHALERDSENRDWSKTIHLLTALPTVEISSCIIDRLLFKIRGFLPSLRIEALTQSWSELTILVKVSVHLFFETPLLAQMFLPEVLFIISLLIDVGPVELRNSLHGLLMNVCYSLSMNLALGENERCHLDEITRIFSTEKSKFMFGFSQEKGSLLQSFTTTSVSSKFNILECFITNMMALMDYGATIESGQWKSRYKKYLMSFVFNGDSFLSARAIMIVGIVGRNNASLTLCRNLLGETIKVSSIPVVNEETTFLLIAHIFCFSKIVDGLHPSSPIIKKMFWFATIFLESKHPILFESGLLLMSMCLRKLYVYRFDDSLEMGPVIPQLMEDRKFADRFLCEIDETYGVSWNITNFTSIIISFVIRGFSIPFIRSNALSFLSMQFKHNYYEHLIDNTSEQFYPYMFLMYLLFGTEQFIEILEDSDYEEKIVYLDQHIRIPMSLLEWLGKDNEASQATLFQCAALFSSTVTDEPFKLRFSLILEWLLNENPLCVFKFYALIRQELKRISSFERVSDCGPVIFEIVRLLVLHPEFDRLDEFYDSSVKTLKERGLAALTSNENIEQDTKTLITSLFESPETIFKRKKLTTQIVAVMISSTY, from the coding sequence atgaGTTCCGATTCGCAACCTAGACCTTATATGGTTGGGTCGATGGTGAACTACCTATTCTTCAGCAGATTATTGCCATTGCTACCAATCGAGTCCACTGCTACATCTCATGTGGAGGTTGAGGCAGAGccatttttcatttcaattAGGGGTGTCCTGATGAAGATTGCTATCTTTAAAGATTTGAACATTGTGATAGAGAATGCACTTAATTTATTAGAGTCTATACTtgacgatgaagatatTATATCTGGAAAGATAAAACCAGATGCAATTCAATCGAGCTTAGTGGTTGTACGATTGCTAAGTGACATTGTGGAATTCTACTGGCAATataatgaacaaaaaaGCAACGATAAGGACGATATGAACACCAACATAGATATTTTCGAGATCAAAAGTTTTGCTACACCAGACTTTGATCCTATGGCTAGAAAGAAATCCAATTTTGATTGGCAAAAGAAGCAACAAAATATGTCGAGTTTCTTTGTCGGATACTCAACGTCTAAGACGTGCTATCATCAAAAGCCTCCCAAAAAACTTGATGGAGATGTCATATCGAGACTTATATATACATGTGCAAGGTTGACGTTCAATACACAAACACTTGAAGTGCTGAAGAACATAGAAAAACATTCACCCGAAGATGTTCACCAACCTAACACGTTAGACCACTATGATGCGTATTTGAAAACAAACAATTACCCAGAATACTGTAGTAACATGGATAATACGATAAATCACATATTAAAGTTTATTGCCGCAGCAAATCCAAAAGAATATGTGAAGTTTGTGGAAACTAACGTGCAAAATCTTTTGCAAGAGAATGCTCTGGAGGCCGAAAAATACATTATAGAATATTTGGACTTATTTAGTTATGCTTTCATTACAAAGGACTTCCTACCGACTTACCTGAAGAAGGTGAGCAGTGTGTTAcattctttgaaaaatccAGCATACAGGTGCTTACTCCTTTTCTTTGCATCAGAATCACTACTATATTGGATTATGCTGCGACCTAGGGATTTTATGGGAATATATTCGGTGGTGGAAGGTCACCATCCTGGTTCAACACATCTAGAGGTGAATAAAACCACCAGTGTTATAGCTaatgaattatttgaagaaatctaCACCATGTTTAACGTCAGTTCGATTTTATCTAGTACCCAAAgcattaatattttgaatcCAATCAGATATATGGAAAGATCTGTCAGTCCGATACCTACGGAATCCAATGAATATCGAACGAAATCGCATAGAAATAGTTTCCTGGAGCGAGAAAATAGAGGACTGAAATCTTCATCTCCTGATCCATTAGAAGTACACACACCGGCCCCTCAGTTTGGTGACGTGTTCCAAGATGTACCGACTCCCATGTCTCGAACTTCTCCAGAGATTACTCTGAATGCCTCTGActtgataaaaaattatccTGCTACCGCCAGAAATATGACGTCTTCAACAGCTTCTAATTCTTCTAGTAACTCTAAAAATTTCAACCCATTTGTCGACTTCGATACCATCAAAATACAACCTGAGAATACTAAGCCAGAAATACCTCACTTGGACAATGTTTTAGATTTGTACACGATTCATGACCAAAGCATTGCGCTACCTCATACTTCGGTGCTGCGGTTCTTAACCACTTTAGTCATGATTGATTTGGATGCCTTCACGGAATTGAATTCGACACCTTCTAAATATTTAACAGATATCGATAAACTAACCAAAGGAACAGCTACTTCTAGAACATCGTATAGTAAATTTGATTCATCAAAacagaaagagaagaatgGCAGTATGAAACAGCTATCAAATAGTTGgaaaaaattaacaaaTTTGCAGCtgtcaaaaaagaaaactgtGAAATTTTTAAAAGCTCTAATTAAAAATCTAAATGGTCTTCAATATGTCTGTGACAATGCCCTCCTCGATACAATAGGATCATTATTGTGCTTGATGAATATGAATTCAGCTCTTTCGCTTGTGGAGCCAAATCTGCCATCTGTCCTTTTTTCGCGTAGATTCTTAGTGGTTTTAGGAAAAAACTTAGATGTTGGTGAAAACTGGGATGGTAAGCTTAATACCAGTATGATTGAATGCTTGCAAAAATATCCAAAGGTACATGGGCGTTTCTTGCTGAGCTATTTTTCATCAGCAATACGATTTGATTATATGTCATTCTTAAACCATTTAAATTTGGAGGATGCTCTCAATTCATTTGATTTACGTAAATTGAATTTCTACACTGAAGGTTTTagaattttctttcacttACCCAATACAGAGTCGTTATTAAAAGCTGTAACTGAGCAGACATCAGATTTTATAAAGATATTGTTCTCCAATATTGCTGACATATTGTTAGCAGCCAACGCATATTTTGGAGATAAAGTTTCTGATATCGTTAACTCTATCTTGGATGGTACTATATTAGACGAATATGGAACGAGGAAGCATTTCACTGGCAGTACGTCCTCCGATGTATCATCCGTCAGGTCCTTCTCTCCCCTACAGAGAGGTTTTACGCCTGGGATTAGCCCATCATtttctgaaattgaaaactcCGGACATTTGTATGCTTCCGCCGAGTCAGCTTCTCCAAGGATTTCCGATTCAGACTCAAGCCAAACTTCTCTAGAGAATAGCTCTCAAACCGAATCTCAACTATCTCATTTAGTTGCACCTCGTCCCCATCACATTCCACCTACTTCTTCAAACTTAAGGACTTCTGTATTATCTTCTGCTGCTGTGAGAGAGAAGTCATATGCATCTTCAGGAAGAAACGCATCAAACGAACCTACAGCAAACATTGCTGCGGCTTTAATGACGGTAACAACCTCAACTCCATCAATAACCAGCAATGCAATGAAATCAGCATATCAAAAGTCAAAGAGAAGATATTCAGATGAAGCAGCAAGACGATTTTTTAGGTTGAACATGTCAAATGTCTCCGAAAATGCATTAATGGACTCCAACAGTGAACCAAATCCTGAGGCAAAATATATCATGATATCAATATTCAGCATATTCAAAACACTAACTAAATACTTCATTGTTCCCCATGATCAAAATTCGAAGTCTAGTTGGGTTTCTAAAGATTTCCgtaatattatcaaacCAATCTTTGTCGCATTTATTAGTGAGGACGATAATTTACAGTCAAAGGCGAAATATTTTATGGATGTTTTAATCGAATTCGTAACCAAGTTCAGTGACTCTACCGAACCTTTAACCATGCAAGGTTATCATCTGATTTGTAGCTATACgattatattatttgcTGTTGGTCTATTTGACATGAAACTGGACACTAAGAAACGGGAAAGTTTACTTGACATTGTAGTCCAGTTTATGCGTGTAAGATCGCATTTGGGAATAACTGCCGAAAAGACTAATCAGATCAACATCATTAAGGATATTGAATGTGCAACATTTCCAATGATTCTGGGCATCGTTGGTAGAGGACTCTTTGTTTCCCTATATTGCAGTAAGCCAAGTGTCCAGAAAATCTTGAAGGCAGCTTTCAGCGAGTTCCTAGAGCTATTGCAATTTCATGACAAATATGCAGAACAGCAcgaaaaaaattggattGACAATGTCAAGTTTATACAAGCAGTTTCTGGGGATACTCACTCCACGTCTGGCTCTGTTGCATTTCAAAGACGTGTTCGAAGAAGCATCCTTAATCACATAAAGTATCCTGATTCAATTCTCCTTGATTCATTTAAAATGATATATAGGAAATGGTACTCTCTTTCCTTGTATACAGATTACTCACATGAAGATTTGAATGATTTTAGAAGTTTTGCAGGCATCATAGCAACTTTGTCAGGTGTTCTATTTGTTGGTAATAATAGTGACAGAGAGAACTATTCTTATCTTGAGAGTATGAAGGCTGAATTAATTAAGGATCTTGACTATTTCATTGCAATGCAATGTAAGTGGCTTAACGATACAGATTTACTAACTAGAGAGAACTCTAAAGATATTTTGAGTTTAGAGCTACATCCTTTATCTTTCAGatttttattcaaaaatttaaGATCTAGATTACAAGAGATTTATGACCTTGATCTTTCAGAGTGCGAACAAGAGctaaattttgttttgttggagcaaattattattatattgcGAACAATACTAAACAGAGAGGATGAAGAGAAATCAATGCTTCTATTTTCTTCCGAGATCGTAgattttattgatgaacTATGCTGCCAAGTGGAAAAAATTCCTCATACCAGTCCAAAGTATTTTAAGGGTATTATTCAGATGTCTAAAATGTTCCGAGCCATGAAAAGTGCAGAGGGAACGTTAGCATTGATGAATCACtatcaattgaaaaataagTGGCTGAAAATTGTAACTGATTGGTTTAAGTtaacaatatcaaagaaCTATGACTTCGAGAATTTATCAAAGCCACATAGAGAAATGGATTTGAAGACTCGTGATTTGGATATTCTACACATCGATACAGCTATAGAATCATCTAGTGCAATTGCTTATCTAACTGAGAATCTTCCTCTAGAGACACCAGCATCCACGTCATCGGAAGAACTCAAGAAGTCTCAGGCATTAGTTTTTGGCCATAACTTTAATATTCTCTTCAAAGGTCTAGAAAAGACAAAGGATCCAGAACGTTTTCCTGCATCATTGAAACATAAAATGAATGTCTTCACTGAGAATTTGATACTTTCTTTAACCAACTTATCCAATAGGAATGTCGAGGCCAGCTTACAGTTTACATTGCCAATGGGGTTTtctaagaataaaaatatccGCCTGGCGTTCTTGAAGGTTTTTATTAATATCGTCAAAAACTCAGAATCTTCTCAAACTCAATCACAAAAAGTTAGGCTTGAGGCCATGGataaattattgaaattcGCAATTAGCCACCCTAAATTATCTCTTGTAGCTGCTGCTATCTGTCCTGCAAATGATCTAGATGCCTATGCAGCAGACTTGGTTGATGGTTTCAATACCAGAAATGCTGCGCATTTAGCGGTATCTCAACTTATCGATGCAGAAATTGAGCAATCTACTAGATCTACAGATATCCTAAGAAGAAATAGTGTGGCTACTAGGGCATTATCAATGTTAGCTCGTCTCAAGGGTAACAAATATCTAATTAAGACGTTACAACCAACTCTTTTAGATCTAATAAGAAATCAAGAAGTATTTGAAGTGGAAAAATCGAAACCTCCTGGTGAAAACTATGAAAGAGACGTTGCCCTTTTCAAGAAGTATATGAATAAGATTTTGGACTCAATAACAGATTCTCTTTCATATATGCCTCCAGAGTTATTCTACATTTGCCAAGGCATCTACCAGAatgtcaaagaaaaatttccAGATTATGCTTTGGTCGCTGTTGGGTCGTGTATGTTTTTGAGGTTTATTTGTCCCGCTCTGGTTAGTCCAGAATCAGAGAACCTAGTCAATACCATATCTATTAAGGAGAAAAAGTCTTTTATATCCTTGGCAAAGgtaattcaaaatattgcAAATGGTTCAGAAAACTATGTAAAATGGGAATCCTTGAAAGATGAATGCCAATTCTTTGATGAatgtaaaaagaaaatatttgattttcttGCCGAGGTTTGCAGAACTGATAGGGAgctaaaaataaaaattagGACTGATCCAACGCCACTACAGTTTGACTTTGGATTTCTACACAACTTTTTATACCAAAATGGTTTGGCTATTAGAAAGTTCTTACTAAGTAAGGATAATAATACTGAAAACTTTGAGTTCTTGAAAAATACTATACTGCTTGTGGATTCCTTACTAGGGGAATTGGGTCCTCCACGCTTACAATACTCTAGTGGGCTTCCTGATTTCGTGAGAGAAAATGCTACTACTTATCCTCAATTATACGAATTTATGAGTAGGTACGCTTTTAAGAATGCTCATACGCTCCAAAGCGCCACTAATTTTGTTCAAGAATCAATGTCTGCACAAGGTATCCCAACGTTGACAGTTTTGTTCGGAAATTTCAGCTCCAGTGATTTAGAAGCGGAGATTTTAGCttataaatttttgaaaatttactCAAGAATATGGTCTGCAAAACACTATCTTATTCTCGATTGCACTAATTTTCATAAACCAAGAGCAGATTCAAAAAAGTTCACGACAATGCTGTGTACTTTAGTTCCTGATATATTTGTCAGGAATTGTATTGGGTTTTACTATTTTAACGtaaatgaagaatttattgatatgttttcaatttatttcCGCGAAGAAAATCCATATTTAATACCTGAAATTCcacattattttattaatagtAGCACGGACGATAAGCTTGTAAAAACTTTAGGTATCGGCAATGAGGGTCTGGACATTATTGAGGATGTTCGTATATCTCTACATGATATCTCCCTTTATAACGAAGAAAAGAAGCGATTCACGCCTGTGCTACTAAAAATGGGTAACAGATactttcaagttcttcatGAAACCCCAAGACACTATAAAATCGATGAGATCAACTCACTAGTAAGCATCAAGTTTAATGATGTCTACGATATTAGTCAAATCTCTGCTGTTCATGTGTCATCCAGTACAGGTATCATGAAAGAGTTTACAGTTATCTTCATTGATGGTAAAAAGCTGGTATTCAGCAGCACTAAATATTTGGAAATTGTTAAAATGTTTTCTCATGCTCAGTCAAGATTAGAAAATGAATACAATATTGCTTCTGCtactaataataatatcagGCATGGAGGAGAAATTCTATCTTTAGAGAAAGAAGCCGAGAGCTTGAGTGAAAATAAGAAGATTGTATGTCATATATTACTTGTCTCCTTGGTAGGCTTGTTTGATGACGACAACTTAGTTAAAAACTTTTCATATAATTTACTGGCCGCAGCAGAACAATCATTTCACCTGGATCTGGGTACTCATTTTCACATGTCGCCAGAAATATATGTTCCTGACGATACAACTACATTTTTATGTGTGATATCAGAGTCATTATCTCAAAACTCTCCCGAACTAACCAGATATTTATGGGATTATATTTTAGATGGTTTAGAAACATGTCTATTACCACATAACATGATTCCGCAGACAATATGTGCTCTTTCATACTGGACACACAACCTCTATGAGTTTGTTTTCTTAGGTCATCCAGAAGAAGGTCCTGAGGCCATTTCGAGAATATTCAGAAGCCTTATTAGACTAACGATAGCCGAACCTGATTTTATTACCATATACGTTCAACAAATATGGTGTCTATTAATAATTGATGGTCGATTATCAGATATACTAGTTGAGGAGGTTATAAACCACGCTTTAGAGCGTGATTCAGAAAATAGGGATTGGTCTAAAACCATTCATCTATTGACAGCCTTACCAACTGTGGAGATTTCTAGTTGTATAATCGACAGATTATTGTTCAAAATACGTGGATTTTTGCCATCTTTGAGAATTGAAGCGTTAACTCAGAGTTGGTCAGAATTGACAATATTGGTCAAAGTCAGTGTTCATCTGTTTTTTGAAACTCCTCTTCTTGCTCAAATGTTTTTGCCTGAAGTTTTGTTCATTATATCTTTATTAATTGATGTTGGTCCGGTTGAACTGCGTAATTCACTGCATGGCCTACTAATGAATGTTTGCTACTCGTTATCCATGAATCTAGCTCTTGGTGAAAATGAAAGATGCCATCTAGATGAGATTACCAGAATATTTTCAACTGAGAAATCGAAATTCATGTTTGGATTCAGTCAGGAAAAGGGAAGCTTACTACAAAGTTTCACCACTACATCAGTTTCAAGCAAGTTCAATATTTTAGAATGTTTCATAACAAACATGATGGCTTTAATGGATTATGGTGCCACAATTGAATCAGGTCAATGGAAAAGTAGGTATAAAAAGTATTTGATGTCTTTCGTCTTCAACGGGGATTCCTTCTTATCAGCCAGGGCAATTATGATTGTTGGGATTGTTGGGAGAAATAATGCATCATTAACATTATGCCGGAATTTGCTAGGTGAAACAATAAAAGTTTCTAGTATCCCGGTTGTCAATGAGGAAACTACTTTCCTCCTCATTGCGCacatattttgtttttccaAAATTGTTGATGGTCTTCACCCAAGCTCCCCcataatcaaaaaaatgTTTTGGTTTGCAACGATTTTCCTTGAATCAAAGCATCctattttatttgaatcAGGCTTGCTACTGATGTCCATGTGTTTGAGAAAATTATACGTGTACAGGTTTGATGACTCCCTAGAAATGGGACCTGTAATCCCTCAGCTGATGGAGGACAGGAAATTTGCAGACAGATTCTTATGTGAGATTGATGAAACATATGGTGTCTCCTGGAATATTACAAACTTTAcatctattattatttcgTTCGTTATTCGTGGTTTCTCAATACCATTTATCAGATCTAATgctctttcatttttatcgATGCAGTTCAAGCATAACTATTACGAACATTTGATAGATAACACATCCGAGCAATTCTATCCTTACATGTTTTTAATGTATCTACTCTTTGGTACAGAacaatttattgaaatacTTGAAGATTCTGATTATGAGGAGAAAATTGTATATTTGGATCAGCATATCCGAATCCCAATGAGTCTTTTGGAATGGCTAGGTAAAGACAACGAAGCATCGCAGGCCACATTATTCCAATGTGCAGCCCTCTTCAGCAGCACAGTAACTGATGAGCCCTTTAAGCTGCGTTTTTCGTTGATATTAGAATGGCTTTTGAATGAAAATCCGTTATGTGTTTTCAAATTCTATGCTCTAATTCGTCAAGAATTGAAGAGAATATCATCTTTCGAAAGAGTTTCTGATTGCGGGCCAgtcatttttgaaattgtgaGACTGTTGGTATTGCATCCCGAATTTGACAGGCTGGATGAATTCTATGATAGTTCTGTGAAAACCTTGAAAGAGAGGGGATTAGCAGCACTAACGtctaatgaaaatattgaacaaGATACAAAAACTCTGATTACATCCCTGTTTGAAAGTCCAGAAACGATATTTAAACGTAAAAAGTTAACGACACAAATTGTAGCTGTAATGATAAGCTCTACATATTAA
- the REX4 gene encoding putative 3'-5' exonuclease (CAGL0I07931g~Ortholog(s) have role in rRNA processing, ribosomal large subunit assembly and nucleolus localization), with protein sequence MRLSSNWSKLQDGVTKKAGKKRIDKKPHIIKKVGQDKKPKSKIMGMIYQMNKEIDQQKENKKVGKKFEFTETITEIDTVETTTETKKDANKIGKYIAMDCEFVGVGPEGKDSALARVSLVNFHGNVVLDIFVKPRETVTDWRTWVSGITPDHMKNAVSFKQAQQQLSDILKDKILVGHAVKHDLEALMLSHPKSKVIDTARHLPFRQKYAKGKSPSLKKLAKEILNMDIQSGQHSSVEDARATMLIYKSAKQDFDKEHRKKFH encoded by the coding sequence ATGAGGTTATCATCTAATTGGAGCAAGTTACAAGATGGCGTTACCAAGAAGGCGGGAAAGAAAAGGATTGATAAGAAGCCACACATTATCAAGAAGGTGGGACAAGATAAGAAACCCAAGAGTAAGATAATGGGTATGATCTACCAAATGAATAAAGAGATTGATcaacaaaaggaaaacaaGAAAGTAGGTAAAAAGTTCGAGTTCACTGAGACAATTACTGAGATTGATACAGTTGAAACTACTACAGAGACTAAAAAAGATGCTAACAAAATTGGTAAATATATAGCCATGGATTGTGAATTTGTTGGTGTTGGACCGGAAGGTAAAGATTCCGCATTGGCCAGAGTATCATTAGTAAATTTTCATGGTAATGTGGTACTAGATATATTTGTGAAGCCTAGAGAAACTGTTACGGATTGGAGAACATGGGTAAGTGGTATAACTCCAGATCATATGAAGAATGCCGTTAGTTTTAAGCAGGCACAACAACAACTATCAGATATACTGAAGGATAAGATATTGGTTGGTCATGCAGTTAAGCACGATCTGGAGGCCCTGATGCTTTCTCATCCAAAATCCAAAGTTATCGATACTGCTAGACATCTTCCATTTAGGCAAAAATATGCAAAAGGAAAATCTCCAAGTTTGAAAAAGCTCGCGAAGGAGATTTTAAACATGGATATCCAGTCAGGGCAGCACTCTTCAGTCGAAGATGCAAGAGCGACTATGCTCATATATAAATCTGCTAAACAAGATTTCGATAAGGaacacagaaaaaaatttcattaa